One genomic segment of Podarcis muralis chromosome 18, rPodMur119.hap1.1, whole genome shotgun sequence includes these proteins:
- the CFD gene encoding complement factor D: MVFSSIWLPVVLGLFAADASRPRGRILGGRDAPRRPYMASLQLNGQHLCGGFLIADEWVLSAAHCLEDAGNGTFEVLLGARSLSLPEPHKRLYGVRQLIAHPGSHRDTNHDDLLLVQLEEAASLNPDVQKLAFQRQGRDVPEGTLCEVAGWGITRNTGKRPDVLQHVDLGVIGRARCNQRIHHDGEVTEKMMCADSRKKDSCKGDSGGPLVCNGVAEAVVSTGSRVCGNWKKPGIYTRTAPYAGWIDSVLANATSGSLVTI, translated from the exons ATGGTTTTTTCTTCCATCTGGCTCCCGGTTGTTCTGGGCCTCTTCGCCGCAGATG CAAGCCGCCCCAGAGGCCGTATCCTGGGGGGCCGGGACGCCCCCCGGCGCCCGTACATGGCATCCCTCCAGCTGAATGGGCAGCACCTCTGCGGGGGCTTCCTCATCGCCGACGAATGGGTGCTGAGCGCCGCCCATTGCCTGGAGGATGC GGGCAACGGGACTTTTGAGGTTCTCTTGGGGGCAAGATCgctctctctccctgaaccccacAAGCGCCTATACGGGGTCCGCCAGCTGATCGCCCACCCCGGAAGCCACCGAGACACCAACCATGACGACCTCTTGCTGGTACAG CTGGAAGAGGCTGCCTCCTTGAACCCGGACGTGCAAAAGCTAGCTTTCCAACGCCAGGGCAGGGACGTCCCCGAAGGGACCCTGTGCGAGGTGGCCGGCTGGGGCATCACTCGCAACACGGGCAAGCGGCCGGACGTATTGCAGCATGTGGACCTGGGGGTCATTGGCCGAGCCAGATGCAACCAGCGGATTCACCACGACGGGGAGGTGACGGAGAAAATGATGTGTGCCGACTCCAGGAAGAAAGACTCCTGCAAG GGAGATTCGGGGGGGCCCCTCGTCTGCAACGGCGTCGCCGAAGCCGTCGTCTCCACCGGCTCGCGAGTTTGTGGCAACTGGAAGAAACCCGGGATTTATACCCGAACCGCACCCTACGCCGGATGGATCGACAGTGTCTTGGCCAACGCAACCAGCGGATCCCTCGTGACCATTTAA